A single genomic interval of Apis cerana isolate GH-2021 linkage group LG2, AcerK_1.0, whole genome shotgun sequence harbors:
- the LOC107993245 gene encoding zinc finger matrin-type protein 5 produces MGRRYYCEYCDRSFKDDPEARKKHLSSLQHAKNRADHYNMFKDPEIILREESTKIPCKWYLTNGECAFGLGCRYSHYTPPMIWELQRLVAMKNQSKLNINLENGWPNPDDIIKEYFENNTSTNTTDDFTYPNWHRPSELRDYSMLSPSLWPITPESLANTTRFEEWG; encoded by the exons ATGGGTAGAAGATATTATTGTGAATATTGTGACAGATCGTTTAAGGATGATCCAGAAGCCAGAAAAAAACATCTTTCAAGTTTACAACATGCGAAAAATCGTGCAgatcattataatatgttcAAAG atccagaaattattttaagggAAGAATCTACAAAAATACCATGTAAATGGTATTTAACTAATGGTGAATGTGCATTTGGCCTTGGTTGCAGATATTCCCATTATACTCCGCCTATGATATGGGAGCTTCAACGACTTG ttgctatgaaaaatcaatcaaagttgaatataaatcttgaaaatgGCTGGCCAAATCctgatgatataattaaagaatattttgagaataataCAAGCACAAACACTACGGATGATTTTACGTATCCCAATTGGCATAGACCATCAGAGCTACGTGATTATTCTATGCTATCACCATCACTATGGCCTATTACACCTGAAAGTTTAGCAAATACTACGAGATTTGAAGAATGGGGTTAA